The genomic window GAAGTGAATATTAGAAGCCCTTAGCGAAATGAAGTTAAGAAAATGCAACGTGTTTAAGCGAGCTTGCGAGTGAGTTTTGCATTTTCAACGGAATGAGCCTAGGGATTCTTTATTCACTGACATGGAGACAACTTGATGTTAAAAAATATAAGTTTTGTTAATGTAAAGTTTCACAGAAACTTCGTTTCTACGTCTCAAAAGTAGTAGTCGTTTGCACTCCTCTACTTTTGGAAATTATAGTTTTATTATTTTCTAGCACAATCACTAGCAGAACCAACTAAAATTTCAAGTCCATGATTAAGAGTAGATATAATATACTCTAAAGATTCTCTTACAGCTTTAGGACTTCCAGGAAGGTTAATTATAAGAGTATTCTTTCTAATTCCAGCAGCAGATCTTGAAAGCATAGCTCTTTTTGTAATAGTCATTGAATAAGCTCTAATAGCTTCAGGTATTCCAGGTACAACTTTATCACAAACCTCTAGTGTAGCTTCAGGAGTTACATCTCTTTTAGAAAATCCAGTTCCCCCAGTAGTAATTATTAAATCAGCAAGATTACTGTCACAAATATTTTTTAGAGTATCTTTAATTAAAGAATATTCATCAGGAATTATAATTTTTTCAGTAATAGTATAACTATTTTTTAATAAAATTTCTTCAATAACATTGGAAGAAATATCTTCTCTTTCACCTTTATATCCTTTATCACTCATACAAACAAAAGCAGCTCTAAACATTATAACACATCCTATTAAATTTTTAATATATATAAATTTTAAAACATAAGTTTGAAAAGTTCAAGGTAGATTGCTTGATATATTATTTAAAATTTGTTAAAATTATTTCAGATGATAATAAAAAATG from uncultured Fusobacterium sp. includes these protein-coding regions:
- a CDS encoding MogA/MoaB family molybdenum cofactor biosynthesis protein, whose translation is MFRAAFVCMSDKGYKGEREDISSNVIEEILLKNSYTITEKIIIPDEYSLIKDTLKNICDSNLADLIITTGGTGFSKRDVTPEATLEVCDKVVPGIPEAIRAYSMTITKRAMLSRSAAGIRKNTLIINLPGSPKAVRESLEYIISTLNHGLEILVGSASDCARK